A single genomic interval of Nonomuraea rubra harbors:
- a CDS encoding ABC transporter ATP-binding protein, whose translation MNAKISFRDIVKTYPMKDDTFTALDHVSLDIADREFVTVVGPSGCGKSTLMSMAAGLVEPTSGEVLVDGAPVSGPGPDRGVIFQQYALFPWLTVRKNVEFGLKLMELPAEERRQRAQRAIELVGLSDFADALPKMLSGGMKQRCAIARAYAVDPQVLLMDEPFGALDALTRVQLQDQLLDTWSKDQRTVMFITHDVDEAVYLARRVIVMAARPGRLHKIIDVDLPYPRTEEMRLSPEFGRIRNEVWHAVYHQAPAVPAA comes from the coding sequence ATGAACGCCAAGATCTCGTTCAGGGACATCGTCAAGACCTACCCGATGAAGGACGACACCTTCACCGCCCTGGACCACGTGTCGCTGGACATCGCCGACCGCGAGTTCGTCACCGTCGTGGGCCCCTCGGGCTGCGGCAAGAGCACGCTGATGAGCATGGCCGCCGGCCTGGTCGAGCCCACCTCGGGCGAGGTCCTGGTGGACGGCGCGCCGGTCAGCGGCCCCGGCCCCGACCGCGGCGTGATCTTCCAGCAGTACGCGCTGTTCCCCTGGCTGACCGTGCGCAAGAACGTCGAGTTCGGGCTCAAGCTCATGGAGCTGCCCGCCGAGGAGCGCAGGCAGCGGGCCCAGCGGGCGATCGAGCTGGTCGGCCTGTCCGACTTCGCCGACGCGCTGCCCAAGATGCTCTCCGGCGGCATGAAGCAGCGCTGCGCCATCGCCCGCGCGTACGCGGTCGACCCGCAGGTCCTGCTCATGGACGAGCCGTTCGGCGCGCTCGACGCGCTGACCCGGGTCCAGCTCCAGGACCAGCTCCTCGACACGTGGAGCAAGGACCAGCGCACGGTCATGTTCATCACGCACGACGTGGACGAGGCCGTCTACCTCGCCAGGCGCGTGATCGTGATGGCCGCCAGGCCCGGCCGCCTCCACAAGATCATCGACGTGGACCTGCCGTACCCGAGGACCGAGGAGATGCGGCTGTCGCCCGAGTTCGGGCGCATCCGCAACGAGGTCTGGCACGCCGTCTACCACCAGGCTCCGGCCGTACCCGCGGCCTAG
- a CDS encoding aliphatic sulfonate ABC transporter substrate-binding protein: MRSLRRALTAATAVSLLALSVTACSDDGSTVRFGYISDYNGASLLAIAEKQGLWEKQGLTPEIKVFTNGPLQIQALGAGDLDFGYIGPGAMWLPATGKAKVVAINTLAYADRVIGRPGVRSIADLKGKKVGVPEGTSGDMVLNLALQKAGMTVKDIQKVPMDPATVVSAFVSGQIDGAGIWYPLIDNIKQKVPDLVELASTKEWPDSSFPTAFVGGTQVNEELTNKVIKVLQEANDWRAAHYEESITEAAALLKLDAAKVKADAANVKVMTTEDLVNKTKDGTVAKWLNSLGDFFVGTGQLKSKTDPATYYTGDLYTKAFTK, encoded by the coding sequence ATGCGTTCTCTTCGCCGCGCCCTGACGGCCGCCACGGCGGTGAGCCTGCTCGCACTCTCCGTGACCGCCTGCTCCGACGACGGCTCCACGGTCCGGTTCGGCTACATCAGCGACTACAACGGCGCGAGCCTGCTCGCCATCGCCGAGAAGCAGGGCCTGTGGGAGAAGCAGGGTCTCACCCCCGAGATCAAGGTCTTCACCAACGGCCCGCTCCAGATCCAGGCGCTCGGCGCCGGCGACCTCGACTTCGGCTACATCGGCCCCGGCGCCATGTGGCTGCCCGCCACCGGCAAGGCCAAGGTCGTCGCGATCAACACGCTCGCGTACGCCGACCGCGTCATCGGACGGCCGGGCGTGAGGTCGATCGCGGACCTCAAGGGCAAGAAGGTCGGCGTGCCCGAGGGCACCTCCGGCGACATGGTGCTCAACCTGGCCCTGCAGAAGGCCGGCATGACGGTCAAGGACATCCAGAAGGTGCCCATGGACCCGGCCACGGTCGTCTCGGCCTTCGTCTCCGGCCAGATCGACGGGGCCGGCATCTGGTACCCGCTGATCGACAACATCAAGCAGAAGGTGCCGGACCTGGTCGAGCTGGCCAGCACCAAGGAGTGGCCGGACAGCTCGTTCCCGACCGCCTTCGTGGGCGGCACGCAGGTGAACGAGGAGCTCACCAACAAGGTGATCAAGGTGCTGCAGGAGGCCAACGACTGGCGGGCCGCGCACTACGAGGAGTCGATCACGGAGGCGGCGGCGCTGCTCAAGCTGGATGCGGCCAAGGTCAAGGCAGACGCGGCCAACGTCAAGGTGATGACCACCGAGGACCTGGTCAACAAGACCAAGGACGGCACCGTGGCCAAGTGGCTGAACAGCCTGGGCGACTTCTTCGTCGGCACGGGCCAGCTCAAGTCCAAGACCGACCCGGCCACGTACTACACCGGCGACCTCTACACGAAGGCCTTCACCAAGTGA
- a CDS encoding ROK family transcriptional regulator — protein sequence MSQPRGPLSQLRRGHEELVLGLLRKHGPLSRGELGKRCGLSRTTLYDILAELVASGAVVTATSQEAPRGRGRPAETLTLNPDAGQAIGIDFARRALHVAAVNLAHEVVGSASEPHDADLPWEERVELAARLVGSLTGSGAGALRLGALDAIGVGVVGVVGSQAAEEDPTVPHPAQVLLRERFGVPVLLDNNTRLAALGEAIWGAAAGGQDVLYLRLSHGVGGGLVVGGSLHRGAYGLSGEFGHITVEPGGAPCDCGGTGCLETVASIRAVLDAFRAAGGRAADVPELVKAVRAGDQAALTLLSGVGARIGEVLAALCNAIGPSVIVIGGELAETGAALVEPVERALHDHVMPVSRHRVSLRRATLGEVAGALGGIALVLHESPLLSRYPGGPDLAEDPIPDKESR from the coding sequence ATGTCACAACCCCGTGGCCCCCTGTCACAACTCCGGCGCGGGCACGAAGAGCTCGTGCTGGGCCTGCTGCGCAAGCACGGCCCGCTCAGCCGGGGCGAGCTGGGCAAGCGTTGCGGGTTGTCCCGTACGACCCTCTACGACATCCTCGCCGAGCTCGTCGCCTCCGGCGCCGTGGTCACCGCCACCTCCCAGGAGGCGCCGCGCGGCCGCGGCAGGCCGGCCGAGACGCTGACCCTCAACCCCGACGCCGGCCAGGCCATCGGCATCGACTTCGCCCGCCGCGCGCTGCACGTCGCGGCCGTCAACCTGGCGCACGAGGTCGTCGGCTCGGCCAGCGAGCCGCACGACGCCGACCTGCCGTGGGAGGAGCGGGTCGAGCTGGCCGCGCGGCTCGTCGGCTCGCTCACCGGCAGCGGCGCCGGCGCGCTGCGGCTGGGCGCCCTCGACGCGATCGGCGTCGGCGTGGTCGGTGTCGTGGGGTCGCAGGCGGCGGAGGAGGACCCGACCGTGCCGCACCCCGCGCAGGTGCTGCTGCGCGAGCGGTTCGGCGTCCCCGTGCTGCTGGACAACAACACCCGCCTGGCCGCGCTGGGCGAGGCCATCTGGGGCGCCGCCGCCGGCGGGCAGGACGTGCTGTACCTGCGCCTGTCCCACGGTGTCGGCGGCGGGCTGGTGGTCGGCGGGTCGCTGCACCGCGGCGCGTACGGGCTGTCCGGCGAGTTCGGCCACATCACGGTCGAGCCGGGCGGCGCCCCCTGCGACTGCGGCGGCACCGGCTGCCTGGAGACCGTCGCCTCGATAAGAGCCGTGCTGGACGCCTTCCGCGCCGCGGGCGGCCGGGCCGCGGACGTACCGGAGCTGGTCAAGGCCGTCCGGGCGGGCGACCAGGCCGCGCTCACCCTGCTGAGCGGCGTCGGCGCCAGGATCGGCGAGGTGCTGGCGGCCCTGTGCAACGCCATCGGCCCGAGCGTGATCGTGATCGGCGGCGAGCTGGCCGAGACCGGCGCCGCGCTGGTCGAGCCGGTCGAGCGGGCCCTGCACGACCACGTCATGCCGGTCTCCCGGCACCGGGTGAGCCTGCGCCGCGCCACGCTCGGCGAGGTCGCGGGCGCCCTCGGCGGCATCGCCCTGGTGCTGCACGAATCCCCCCTGCTTTCCCGCTATCCGGGCGGCCCGGATCTCGCGGAGGACCCGATCCCCGACAAGGAGTCTCGATGA
- a CDS encoding ABC transporter permease — translation MTELTALGKSPAAQPARRAPRRSQRAIALNLVAVVIGLVVWTLLATLGVQGLPGPLEVAAKAGELIADGTLFTDALASLRRVLLGFLLGTLLAIPVGFLMGWYATARGLLEPYVQFFRTIPPLAIIPLAIVLMGIGEVPKVFVIFLAAFLSSVVSTFQGVVDVDKTLINAARVLGASDGTIFLKVVVPASTPFILVGMRVGLGSAWGTLVAAELIAAQEGLGFRMQQAQLYYDLSTIFVGLIAIGVLGLLMDRLLLLAERRLTNWQERR, via the coding sequence ATGACCGAGCTCACCGCGCTGGGCAAGTCGCCGGCGGCGCAGCCCGCCCGGCGCGCCCCCAGGCGCTCGCAGCGCGCCATCGCTCTCAACCTGGTCGCCGTCGTCATCGGCCTGGTCGTGTGGACGTTGCTGGCCACCCTCGGCGTGCAGGGCCTGCCGGGCCCGCTCGAGGTGGCCGCCAAGGCGGGCGAGCTGATCGCCGACGGCACCCTGTTCACCGACGCGCTGGCCAGCCTGCGCAGGGTGCTCCTCGGCTTCCTGCTCGGCACGCTGCTGGCCATCCCGGTCGGCTTCCTGATGGGCTGGTACGCCACCGCGCGCGGCCTGCTGGAGCCGTACGTGCAGTTCTTCCGCACGATCCCGCCGCTGGCCATCATCCCGCTGGCCATCGTGCTCATGGGCATCGGTGAGGTGCCGAAGGTCTTCGTGATCTTCCTGGCGGCGTTCCTGTCCAGCGTCGTCTCGACGTTCCAGGGCGTCGTGGACGTGGACAAGACCCTGATCAACGCCGCCCGCGTGCTCGGCGCGTCCGACGGCACCATCTTCCTCAAGGTCGTCGTGCCGGCCTCGACGCCGTTCATCCTGGTCGGCATGCGGGTCGGGCTCGGCTCGGCCTGGGGCACGCTGGTCGCCGCCGAGCTGATCGCCGCCCAGGAGGGCCTGGGCTTCCGGATGCAGCAGGCCCAGCTCTACTACGACCTGTCCACGATCTTCGTGGGCCTGATCGCCATCGGCGTGCTCGGCCTGCTGATGGACCGCCTGCTGCTGCTCGCCGAGCGCCGCCTCACCAACTGGCAGGAGCGCCGATGA
- a CDS encoding BtrH N-terminal domain-containing protein — MTDHKHLKRRVRERMARTGESYTTALRHVAGRARRHHESALLRDVLGGGLSEAMLLGLGGGIGFMYFVFEYAGHPPMLTIVAQAHPEPMIPLALARAGVPHEIRRTGSPRVAERNLRAALDAGRTPICRVGRHLLPWREALPFPDPVDVAVTGLSGDTVRVRDDGPGELPLAGFMAAWSAIPKARHLLIEVTGPAGGEPDVRGAIKDTAAKLTGPVLGNNFDVNFGLSGMRKLAAQLADTTGKQGWTRRFADLGPALDRLAECLEVDYTAPGATRPLYADFLAEAGHAEVAALYRECGRQWSRVAVAASAREPLAEVAGLAGEAVRLEERAAGALAGID, encoded by the coding sequence ATGACCGATCACAAGCACCTCAAGCGCCGCGTGCGCGAGCGCATGGCCAGGACCGGCGAGTCCTACACGACCGCGCTGCGCCACGTCGCGGGCCGCGCCCGCCGCCACCACGAGTCGGCGCTGCTGCGCGACGTGCTGGGCGGCGGACTGTCCGAGGCCATGCTGCTCGGGCTGGGTGGCGGCATCGGGTTCATGTACTTCGTCTTCGAGTACGCGGGCCACCCGCCCATGCTGACCATCGTCGCCCAGGCGCATCCCGAGCCGATGATCCCGCTCGCGCTCGCCCGGGCCGGCGTCCCGCACGAGATCCGGCGGACGGGCTCGCCCAGGGTCGCCGAGCGCAACCTGCGGGCCGCGCTCGACGCGGGGCGCACCCCGATCTGCAGGGTCGGCCGCCACTTGCTGCCCTGGCGGGAGGCGCTGCCGTTCCCCGACCCCGTGGACGTGGCCGTGACGGGCCTGTCCGGCGATACCGTACGCGTGCGCGACGACGGCCCCGGCGAGCTGCCGCTGGCCGGCTTCATGGCTGCCTGGTCGGCCATCCCCAAGGCCAGGCACCTGCTCATCGAGGTCACCGGCCCCGCCGGCGGCGAGCCCGACGTGCGCGGGGCGATCAAGGACACCGCCGCCAAGCTGACCGGGCCGGTGCTGGGCAACAACTTCGACGTCAACTTCGGGCTGTCGGGCATGCGCAAGCTGGCCGCCCAGCTCGCCGACACCACCGGCAAGCAGGGCTGGACCCGCAGGTTCGCCGACCTCGGGCCGGCGCTCGACCGGCTGGCCGAGTGCCTGGAGGTCGACTACACCGCGCCCGGCGCCACCAGGCCGCTCTACGCCGACTTCCTGGCCGAGGCCGGGCACGCCGAGGTGGCGGCGCTCTACCGCGAGTGCGGCCGGCAGTGGTCGCGGGTGGCCGTCGCGGCGTCCGCGCGGGAGCCGCTGGCGGAGGTGGCCGGGCTCGCCGGGGAGGCCGTACGGCTGGAGGAACGGGCGGCCGGGGCACTCGCCGGGATTGATTGA
- a CDS encoding beta-galactosidase, which translates to MRRLLSVLLALLLTCATLTAPARAGTAREVTYDQYSLMVDGRRIVLQSAEFHYFRLPSQELWRDVLEKFRAAGFNAVSLYFSWAYHSPAPGVYDFGGVRDVDRLLRTAREAGLYVIARPGPYINAESTGGGFPAWLKTVPGRGRSFEPGYREAYREWLHRINPIIARHQVTNGGPVILYNAENEYQVNTDAAYMQDIQDQARADGITVPITTNDCCDAGSWSSTWATGPGAVQIPGVDDYPQSFECANPELWGPWGEGLTEKLRDDIPVFAAEYQAGAIDVGNAGYDRCRQLTGPAFMKFFYKNNLIQTGATMFSYYMGYGGTNWGWLAQPNDVYTSYDYGAAITEARRLTPKYDEFKRQGYFLEAVTPLAKTDAVTSPATSGNAALTTVARANPDTGTQFVLVRHADRAATGTDSATLDWAAPDGRYQVPVQVKGRDAHVLVAGYDLGGQRLAVSTSEIMTHAAIGGRDVAVLYGTAGSPGATVLRYSSQPSVKVLEGAVRAAYGGGELRLDYAHDGLARVLVTGGGRRPMLLLIGTDEEAARFWRASTAAGPVLVRGTELVRSATLRGDVVRLAADTVAGEVEVFAPPPARRVEVGPRAEIGRGGAAASQGAAHDEVRVTRTASGSLLGVTRAPAAAKLPELTGWRARAEAPEAAPGFDDSRWTAADHTTTTSPHPPRTLPVLYADDYGFHYGNVWYRGHFTATGTETRIDLNAITGLRGNYLVWLNGRYLGSAAGGVQADSGDQSTPPNPDPGPGHFDIPTGLLKPGADNVLAVLVANMGHNDDWIADDLRFKQPRGLVAASVGGTPIAWRIQGAAGVDRVRGPLSTGGLYGERTGWHLPRYQDRSWKETAPATPLTPGVTWYRTSFELDLPKGQDVPVGLRFGGDPSPEYRVLIFLNGWNVGQYGADIGPQREFSLPAGLLDEHGNNTLALAVTAERPVAGPGPLSLFAYGNVRGGP; encoded by the coding sequence ATGAGGCGCTTGCTCTCGGTGCTCCTGGCCCTGCTCCTGACCTGCGCGACCCTCACCGCGCCCGCGCGGGCGGGCACCGCGCGCGAGGTCACCTACGACCAGTACTCGCTGATGGTGGACGGGCGCCGGATCGTGCTCCAGTCGGCCGAGTTCCACTACTTCCGGCTGCCCAGCCAGGAGTTGTGGCGGGACGTGCTGGAGAAGTTCAGGGCGGCCGGGTTCAACGCCGTCTCGCTCTACTTCTCCTGGGCCTACCACTCGCCGGCGCCCGGCGTGTACGACTTCGGCGGCGTGCGCGACGTGGACCGGTTGCTGCGCACCGCCCGCGAGGCCGGCCTGTACGTGATCGCGCGGCCGGGGCCGTACATCAACGCCGAGAGCACCGGCGGCGGCTTCCCGGCCTGGCTGAAGACGGTGCCGGGCCGGGGCCGCAGCTTCGAGCCCGGCTACCGGGAGGCCTACCGCGAGTGGCTGCACCGGATCAACCCGATCATCGCCCGCCACCAGGTCACGAACGGCGGCCCGGTGATCCTCTACAACGCCGAGAACGAGTACCAGGTCAACACCGACGCCGCCTACATGCAGGACATCCAGGACCAGGCCAGGGCCGACGGCATCACCGTGCCGATCACCACCAACGACTGCTGTGACGCCGGGAGCTGGAGCTCGACCTGGGCGACCGGGCCCGGCGCCGTGCAGATCCCCGGCGTGGACGACTACCCGCAGTCCTTCGAGTGCGCCAACCCGGAGCTGTGGGGGCCCTGGGGCGAGGGCCTGACCGAGAAGCTGCGCGACGACATCCCCGTCTTCGCCGCCGAGTACCAGGCCGGGGCCATCGACGTGGGCAACGCCGGGTACGACCGGTGCCGCCAGCTCACCGGGCCGGCCTTCATGAAGTTCTTCTACAAGAACAACCTCATCCAGACCGGCGCCACGATGTTCTCGTACTACATGGGCTACGGCGGCACGAACTGGGGCTGGCTGGCCCAGCCCAACGACGTCTACACCTCCTACGACTACGGCGCCGCGATCACCGAGGCCCGGCGGCTGACGCCCAAGTACGACGAGTTCAAGCGCCAGGGGTACTTCCTGGAGGCGGTCACCCCGCTCGCCAAGACCGACGCCGTCACCTCGCCGGCCACCTCGGGCAACGCCGCCCTCACCACCGTCGCCCGCGCGAATCCCGACACCGGCACCCAGTTCGTCCTGGTCCGGCACGCCGACAGGGCCGCCACCGGCACCGACTCCGCCACCCTCGACTGGGCCGCCCCCGACGGGCGGTACCAGGTGCCGGTCCAGGTCAAGGGGCGGGACGCGCACGTGCTGGTCGCCGGGTACGACCTGGGCGGGCAGCGGCTGGCCGTCTCCACCTCCGAGATCATGACCCACGCCGCCATCGGCGGGCGCGACGTGGCGGTTCTCTACGGCACCGCCGGCTCGCCCGGGGCCACGGTGCTGCGGTACTCCTCGCAGCCGTCGGTCAAGGTGCTCGAAGGGGCGGTGCGGGCCGCGTACGGCGGGGGTGAGCTGCGGCTCGACTACGCGCACGACGGGCTGGCGCGGGTGCTGGTCACGGGCGGCGGGCGGCGGCCGATGCTGCTGCTGATCGGCACGGACGAGGAGGCGGCGCGCTTCTGGCGGGCCTCCACGGCGGCGGGCCCGGTGCTGGTACGCGGCACGGAGCTGGTCCGCTCGGCCACGCTGCGGGGCGACGTGGTCCGGCTGGCGGCGGACACGGTGGCGGGAGAGGTGGAGGTCTTCGCCCCACCGCCGGCCAGGCGTGTTGAGGTCGGCCCGCGCGCCGAGATAGGCCGAGGCGGCGCGGCGGCGAGCCAGGGCGCGGCTCACGACGAGGTGCGGGTCACCCGCACGGCGAGTGGTTCCCTTCTCGGCGTCACCCGGGCCCCGGCCGCCGCGAAGCTGCCCGAGCTGACCGGCTGGCGCGCCCGCGCCGAGGCCCCCGAGGCCGCGCCAGGCTTCGACGACTCCCGCTGGACGGCCGCCGACCACACCACCACGACCAGCCCCCACCCGCCCAGGACCCTGCCCGTCCTGTACGCCGACGACTACGGCTTCCACTACGGCAACGTCTGGTACCGCGGCCACTTCACGGCCACTGGCACCGAGACCAGGATCGACCTGAACGCGATCACCGGCCTGCGCGGCAACTACCTCGTCTGGCTGAACGGCCGCTACCTCGGCTCGGCGGCCGGCGGCGTGCAGGCGGACTCGGGCGACCAGTCGACCCCGCCGAACCCCGACCCGGGCCCCGGCCACTTCGACATCCCCACCGGCCTGCTCAAGCCGGGCGCGGACAACGTGCTCGCCGTCCTCGTCGCCAACATGGGCCACAACGACGACTGGATCGCCGACGACCTGCGCTTCAAGCAGCCACGCGGCCTGGTCGCCGCGTCCGTCGGCGGCACCCCGATCGCCTGGAGGATTCAGGGCGCCGCCGGGGTGGACCGGGTACGCGGCCCGCTCAGCACCGGCGGCCTGTACGGCGAGCGCACCGGCTGGCATCTACCGAGATATCAGGACAGATCGTGGAAGGAGACCGCCCCTGCCACCCCGCTGACGCCGGGCGTCACCTGGTACCGCACCTCGTTCGAGCTGGACCTGCCCAAGGGCCAGGACGTCCCGGTCGGCCTGCGCTTCGGCGGCGACCCGTCGCCCGAGTACCGGGTGCTGATCTTCCTGAACGGCTGGAACGTCGGCCAGTACGGCGCCGACATCGGCCCCCAGCGCGAGTTCTCGCTCCCGGCCGGCCTGCTGGACGAGCACGGGAACAACACCCTGGCCCTGGCCGTGACCGCCGAGCGGCCGGTGGCCGGGCCGGGCCCGCTCAGCCTGTTCGCCTACGGCAACGTGCGCGGCGGGCCCTGA